One genomic segment of Musa acuminata AAA Group cultivar baxijiao chromosome BXJ3-3, Cavendish_Baxijiao_AAA, whole genome shotgun sequence includes these proteins:
- the LOC103978047 gene encoding AT-hook motif nuclear-localized protein 17-like translates to MFFDSFLDNNMKNKDSRKDVILRFQQHNLQQHQGRQQQQLWKECLPDEVVRARSSGEINEPKADVEHDSQKAVVVVNGSSGASCDGGGDGAIFEVVKRRRGRPLGSKNKPKPPVVITQKAETPAAMRPHLLEIPAGKDVADAIERFARRRNLGLCVLAGTGSVANVTLRQSNIGGVPTAAAATIGFHGRFEILSISATFLSPAVASLSPGISGQMSISLAGPQGQVMGGLVVGPLLAAETVVIVAAAFLNPTFHRLPAEDDASLSTSVFGGGVGAAGEVEEQEQHLHHQNQQHQQQEHQQRRNHGSVAASSSEPCGVSISSRHLSSSVILAPITRPPRPPSQPPLPPYQYYS, encoded by the coding sequence ATGTTCTTTGATAGCTTCTTGGACAACAACATGAAGAACAAGGACAGCAGGAAAGATGTCATCCTTCGCTTTCAGCAGCACAACCTCCAACAACATCAAGGACGCCAGCAGCAGCAACTCTGGAAAGAATGCCTTCCGGACGAAGTCGTCCGCGCGAGGAGTAGTGGAGAGATCAACGAACCAAAAGCCGACGTCGAACATGACTCGCAGAAAGCTGTGGTGGTGGTTAATGGCAGCAGCGGTGCTAGTTGTgatggaggaggagatggtgcAATTTTTGAGGTGGTGAAGCGGCGTCGAGGGCGGCCTCTGGGCTCCAAGAATAAGCCCAAGCCGCCCGTGGTGATTACGCAAAAGGCGGAGACGCCGGCGGCCATGCGCCCGCACTTGCTCGAGATACCCGCCGGGAAGGACGTGGCTGACGCGATTGAGCGCTTCGCCCGCCGCCGCAACCTCGGTCTCTGTGTCCTCGCAGGAACCGGTTCCGTCGCCAACGTCACCCTCCGCCAGTCGAACATTGGCGGGGTGCCTACGGCGGCTGCTGCGACCATCGGATTTCACGGGCGATTCGAGATCCTATCCATTTCCGCGACGTTCCTCTCTCCGGCCGTTGCGTCTCTTTCCCCGGGGATCAGCGGTCAAATGTCGATCTCGCTGGCCGGGCCGCAGGGGCAGGTCATGGGTGGGCTGGTGGTTGGGCCGCTGTTGGCTGCGGAGACAGTGGTCATCGTAGCGGCGGCGTTCTTAAATCCGACCTTCCACCGGTTGCCagcagaggacgatgcgtcgttgTCGACCTCGGTTTTCGGCGGCGGCGTCGGAGCTGCTGGTGAAGTAGAAGAGCAGGAACAGCACCTCCATCACCAAAACCAGCAGCATCAGCAACAGGAGCATCAACAGCGGCGCAACCACGGGTCAGTGGCGGCTAGTTCGTCTGAGCCCTGCGGCGTGTCCATCTCCAGTCGCCACCTATCGTCGTCAGTCATTCTGGCACCCATCACCAGACCACCGCGGCCGCCTTCGCAGCCGCCGCTGCCGCCTTATCAATATTACTCTTAA